A region of the Vicinamibacterales bacterium genome:
GCTTGGCCGGCTCGGGGGCGCGCCCGCCCGGCTTCTTCAGGCCGCCGCGCGTGGCCGGGCCGGGCGTGTCGGCGAACGACGCGTTCGACGGCACCTTGATGTTCCGCTGGCGCGCCTGCTTGCCGACGAACTCCCGCGCGACGACCTCTTCGATCGTGCTCGAGGCGCTCTTCACCTCGATGCCATGCTCCTTCTTGAGAAGGGTCATGACCTCCTGGCTGGTGAGATTGAGCAGCTCCGCGACTTTGTAGATCCGAACTGTTGCCAACAAAGACCTCTATTGCTGTTCGCTGTCCGCTTCCGGCTGTCCGCCACTCGCGTCCAGCTCTCCGCTTCCCGCTTCCGGCGCGTCGCTGGTCGCTTCCGGCGCGTCGCTTCCCGCGTCCGCGTCGAGCGCCGGCTGGCCGCTCTCCGCTTCCGCCTTCGCCTCGAGCGCGCCGAACTGCGCCTCGACCTCGCGGCGCTTCTCTTCCTCGCTCTTGATGTCGATCTTCCAGCCGGTCAGCTTCGCGGCGAGCCGGACGTTCTGCCCCTTCTTGCCGATCGCGAGCGACAGCTGCTTGTCTTCGACGACGACTTCCATCACCTTCTCGGCGTCGTCCACGATCGAGACGCGCTGCACCTTGGCCGGGCTGATCGCATTGGTGACGAAGAGCACCGGGTCCTCGGACCATTCGACGATGTCGATCTTCTCGCCGCGCAGCTCGCGGATGATCGACTGCACCCGGGTGCCCTTCATGCCGACGCAGGCGCCGACCGGATCGACGTCGCGCTCGCGCGAGTAGACGGCGACCTTGGCGCGATCCCCCGCCTCGCGGACGGCGCCGCGGATCATGACGGTGCCGTCGTAGATCTCCGGCACTTCCTGCTCGAACAGCTTGATGAGCAGCGCCGGATCGGTGCGCGACAGGACGATCTGCGGCCCCTTGGCGCTGCGGTTCACGCCGCGAATCACCGCGCGGACGCGGTCGCCGACGGCGTAGTTCTCGGCCCGCGACTGCTCCTTGCGCGGCAGCTGCGCCTCGATGCGGCCCAGCTCCATGATGATGTCGCCGTTCTCGAACCGTTTGACGACGCCGCTCACCACTTCGCCAACGCGGTTGCTGTATTCGGCGTAGACGTTCTCACGCTCCGCTTCGCGGACCTTCTGGAAGATGACCTGCTTGGCCGTCTGCGCGGCGATCCGTCCGAGCTCCCCCTTGTCGCGCGGGAACTCGACTTCCATGTCGACCTCGGCCTCGTCGCCGTACATCTGCTGCGCGTCGTGCAGGGAGAACTGCGTCGCCGGGTCGGTGACCTCGGCGACGATCTTCTTGACGGTGAAGAGATCGAAATCACCGGTCTCGCTGTTGAAGCGGGCCTTGAGCTCCTCGCCCTTGTACTTCTTCCGCGCCGCCG
Encoded here:
- the nusA gene encoding transcription termination factor NusA, which produces MQNPLLQQIDAIAKEKGVEPDIIITAVQDALEAAARKKYKGEELKARFNSETGDFDLFTVKKIVAEVTDPATQFSLHDAQQMYGDEAEVDMEVEFPRDKGELGRIAAQTAKQVIFQKVREAERENVYAEYSNRVGEVVSGVVKRFENGDIIMELGRIEAQLPRKEQSRAENYAVGDRVRAVIRGVNRSAKGPQIVLSRTDPALLIKLFEQEVPEIYDGTVMIRGAVREAGDRAKVAVYSRERDVDPVGACVGMKGTRVQSIIRELRGEKIDIVEWSEDPVLFVTNAISPAKVQRVSIVDDAEKVMEVVVEDKQLSLAIGKKGQNVRLAAKLTGWKIDIKSEEEKRREVEAQFGALEAKAEAESGQPALDADAGSDAPEATSDAPEAGSGELDASGGQPEADSEQQ